TGGCGATGCCGTCAGCTGCGGCGTGAATTACCAGTCCGGTGGTTGTTGCCAAACTGCGAGCTTTTCGAGGGGTTGGCGTAAGGGAGTTCAAGAAGCCGTCTGCTTCCTCGTCAATTGATGCCGTATCGCCTCCTCCAAGGTCGTCCAGACTCATATGGTGAGTTTCCGGCGTAGACCGTAGGCTGTCGGTGGCGTGTCTGGGAAGTCTGTCGATGAGGAACATGAGAATGAACCCAGAAATCATGGAGAAGCCTATTTCTAGCGTTGGTACGTCGTGGGCGTGCGGCTGCTCTGCGCcagcaccatcatcttcgtgTTCCTCGTGCCCATCGTGTTCTGGGGTAGGTTCGGGTGATTGCTCCGGTatgtcttcgtcgtcttgtctttttgtaACTCTATGAGTCTCCGTAACTTCGATTCGGGGTGAAATGCTGGCCAAGTTGTCGTGTATCGTGTCTCGCGCGACTGTCGTTCGGACAACGGGAAAAGCTTCGATGATATCGCGTGGCTCAACGCCAAGGGTCCATGGTGATCTGCGAACTAAACTCCGTGCTTTGTGAAGATGCGAGGCTTCTGCAGGCGTTACAGCAGTTTCAACGCCCTCGGGTATGATGACTATAAGAGATGTGCCAACCAACACTCCAACTCCAATGCTTGATATCAATCGAAGTTGTGATTGTGAAAGTGTCATCGATAACGGCAAGGCTCCGGCGAGAAATGAACTGTTCCATAAGGTTATGAATTAGTTATGTGTTGCCATGTAATCGTAATCGTTGGGTAGGGGTGCAGCATACGCCACTGCCATGACAATCTACACCGGCCACAGTTAGCATGCTACGCGACCTGGAATCAACAGAGCAGACTTACGCATAGGCCAACAAGTAAGAGTAGGCCGCCCATGGTGAAGGTGAATAGCGAGCCGGCGCAAACTCAGCTTGTTCGTAGGAATAGGGGGGTTCAGTTATCGCAGGCTCATCTGCGCGGCATGGCCTCCTCCCCGACCagcgcctctctctctctctctctctctctgcggACGGAGAAGGGATGCAGTCGCCGAGATCCCAGAAGCAGCGCGTGTTAGACtagacgagacgagacgcgAGGATTTACTCG
The sequence above is drawn from the Trichoderma breve strain T069 chromosome 5, whole genome shotgun sequence genome and encodes:
- a CDS encoding ZIP zinc transporter domain-containing protein — protein: MGGLLLLVGLCIVMAVASFLAGALPLSMTLSQSQLRLISSIGVGVLVGTSLIVIIPEGVETAVTPAEASHLHKARSLVRRSPWTLGVEPRDIIEAFPVVRTTVARDTIHDNLASISPRIEVTETHRVTKRQDDEDIPEQSPEPTPEHDGHEEHEDDGAGAEQPHAHDVPTLEIGFSMISGFILMFLIDRLPRHATDSLRSTPETHHMSLDDLGGGDTASIDEEADGFLNSLTPTPRKARSLATTTGLVIHAAADGIAMGASATSSNLRLGFVIFIAIMIHKAPAAFGLTSVLLKQGLSKRAARGHLVIFSLAAPVGALTTWLMITLLGGDHLKGYSGQWWTGMLLLFSGGTFLYVAMHAMQEDSGVHSHDHSSGMNGYSDGGPAHQRKSKGPQMRDTLATVAGMMIPLLAQMGH